A part of Colius striatus isolate bColStr4 chromosome 13, bColStr4.1.hap1, whole genome shotgun sequence genomic DNA contains:
- the ITM2A gene encoding integral membrane protein 2A yields MVKIAFNSPFAQKDEPKKEAAEALVADKDPEIATHGGENSSGRCLLTLLGLAFILAGVVVGGACIYKYFMPKHKVYRGEMCYFENENRDRAVEPYFLPIAEEADIREDDNIAIIDVPVPKFSDSDPAAIVHDFDRLLTAYLDLQLGNCYVIPLNTSIVMPPRNLMDLFAKLATGSYLPQTYLVREEMVVTEEIDNVSDLGVFIYQLCVGKETFRLQRRDQISGLQKRSVENCHSIRHFENSFVVETKICQQ; encoded by the exons ATGGTGAAGATCGCCTTCAACTCCCCCTTCGCGCAGAAGGACGAGCCCAAGAAGGAGGCGGCCGAAGCGTTGGTGGCCGATAAG GATCCAGAAATTGCCACACATGGAGGTGAAAATTCATCTGGAAGATGTCTGCTGACTCTGCTGGGTCTAGCGTTCATCTTGGCAGGAGTTGTTGTTGGTGGAGCCTGCATCTACAAGTACTTCATGCCTAAG CATAAGGTGTACCGTGGTGAGATGTGCTACTTTGAGAACGAGAATCGTGATCGTGCAGTAGAGCCTTATTTCCTGCCCATTGCTGAGGAAGCTGACATCCGAGAGGACGACAACATCGCCATCATCGACGTGCCTGTGCCCAAGTTCTCGGACAGCGATCCTGCAGCCATCGTTCATGACTTCGATAGG CTTTTGACGGCGTATCTTGATTTGCAACTGGGCAACTGCTACGTGATCCCGCTGAACACGTCCATAGTCATGCCGCCCAGAAACCTGATGGATCTCTTTGCAAAGCTGGCG aCTGGCTCTTACTTGCCTCAGACTTACCTAGTCCGTGAAGAAATGGTGGTTACAGAGGAGATAGATAATGTGTCTGATTTGGGTGTCTTCATCTACCAACTCTGTGTTGGGAAAGAGACGTTCAGGCTTCAGCGCAGGGACCAGATATCGG gtCTGCAGAAACGCTCAGTGGAGAACTGTCACTCAATCAGACACTTTGAGAACTCTTTCGTTGTTGAAACAAAGATCTGTCAACAGTGA